From Glycine max cultivar Williams 82 chromosome 11, Glycine_max_v4.0, whole genome shotgun sequence, the proteins below share one genomic window:
- the CRK28 gene encoding cysteine-rich receptor-like protein kinase 2 isoform X1, whose translation MKLVTLTLLMLWSWWSFEGAVGDPQTLLLKQDCSGFTAPNLSNFNQNLNASLADLRAEVSNQRKHFATSQSTTGTSPVYAMIQCRNYLSNTDCAACLAAADAKIRNCSTGANGARVIYDGCFLRYESNDFFAQIMPRSSILCGSQSADESTAFSEAGQQVLTDLQIATPKITGYYAATKTQVAGGAIYAIAQCAETLTQDNCLECLSNEQTTVQGCLPNTNGRAFDAGCFMRYSETPFFSDNQTIDIAPFLNQGGRSTKKWFIIGGVVGGLVLVVILLLSFLIIIPGCRRSQIPKRVPRGNILEGTQLKGPTKFKYSDLKAATKNFSEKNKLGEGGFGAVYKGTMKNGKVVAVKKLISGNSSKIDDDFESEVMLISNVHHRNLVQLLGCCSKGQDRILVYEYMANNSLDKFLFGNRRCSLNWKQRYDIILGTARGLTYLHEEFHVSIIHRDIKSCNILLDEELQPKISDFGLVKLLPEDKSHLSTRFAGTVGYTAPEYALHGQLSKKADTYSYGIVVLEIISGQKSTDVRVDDDGEEESLLRQAWKLYERGMHLELVDETLNDNYDAEEVKKIIEIALLCTQASAAMRPAMSEVVVLLSSNALEHMRPSMPIFIESKLKPHRDIFASTSSSTSNATASSSIVPAR comes from the exons ATGAAACTCGTAACCTTAACCTTGTTGATGTTGTGGTCATGGTGGAGCTTTGAGGGTGCAGTAGGAGACCCTCAAACTCTATTACTCAAACAGGATTGCAGCGGATTCACGGCACCCAACTTGTCCAACTTCAACCAAAATCTAAACGCAAGTTTGGCAGACCTGAGAGCAGAAGTGAGCAACCAAAGGAAGCACTTTGCCACTTCTCAATCAACCACCGGAACGAGTCCTGTCTATGCCATGATTCAATGCAGGAACTACCTCTCCAACACCGACTGCGCTGCCTGCCTCGCCGCCGCCGACGCCAAGATTCGCAACTGCTCCACCGGAGCTAACGGTGCCCGTGTCATTTACGACGGCTGCTTCCTCAG GTACGAGAGCAATGATTTCTTTGCCCAGATCATGCCTCGCAGCAGCATACTTTGTGGAAGTCAGAGTGCAGATGAAAGCACAGCTTTCAGTGAAGCTGGACAACAAGTACTAACGGATCTACAAATAGCAACACCAAAAATCACTGGCTACTATGCAGCTACCAAGACACAAGTGGCTGGTGGTGCAATCTATGCCATTGCACAATGTGCTGAAACTCTCACACAAGACAATTGTTTGGAATGTTTGTCAAATGAACAGACCACCGTACAAGGTTGTCTTCCCAATACAAATGGTAGGGCATTCGATGCAGGGTGCTTTATGAGATACTCAGAGACACCCTTCTTTTCTGATAACCAAACCATTGATATCGCTCCCTTCTTAAATCAAG GAGGACGTTCAACTAAGAAGTGGTTCATTATTGGTGGTGTTGTTGGGGGTTTAGTCCTTGTTGTGAtccttcttttatcatttttaattataattcccGGGTGTAGAAGATCCCAAATTCCCAAAAGAGTTCCTAGAG GTAACATATTGGAAGGGACTCAGTTGAAAGGTCCAACCAAGTTTAAGTATAGTGACTTGAAAGCTGCAACGAAAAACtttagtgagaaaaataaaCTAGGAGAAGGAGGCTTTGGAGCTGTATACAAG GGAACTATGAAAAATGGGAAAGTTGTTGcagtgaaaaaattaatttcaggaAATTCCAGCAAGATAGATGACGACTTTGAAAGTGAAGTAATGCTTATAAGTAATGTTCATCATAGAAATCTGGTTCAGCTTCTTGGTTGTTGCAGTAAAGGCCAAGATAGAATCCTTGTCTATGAATACATGGCAAACAACAGCCTCgacaaatttttatttg GTAACAGAAGATGTTCCCTTAACTGGAAACAACGCTATGATATAATTTTGGGCACTGCAAGGGGATTGACTTATCTACATGAGGAATTTCATGTTTCTATCATACATAGAGATATCAAGAGTTGCAATATCCTCTTGGATGAAGAACTTCAGCCCAAAATTTCTGATTTTGGCTTGGTAAAGCTCCTTCCTGAAGACAAATCTCATCTCAGTACAAGATTTGCAGGAACAGT GGGATACACAGCACCTGAGTATGCACTCCATGGTCAATTATCAAAAAAGGCTGATACATACAGCTATGGAATTGTAGTGCTAGAAATCATAAGTGGTCAAAAGAGTACTGATGTGAGAGTTGATGATGATGGTGAGGAAGAGTCCCTTCTTCGACAA GCATGGAAGTTGTATGAGAGAGGCATGCACTTGGAGTTGGTGGACGAAACCTTGAATGATAACTATGATgcagaagaagtgaagaaaatCATAGAAATTGCTTTGTTGTGTACTCAAGCATCGGCTGCGATGAGACCAGCTATGTCTGAAGTAGTAGTGCTACTCAGTAGCAATGCACTTGAGCATATGAGACCTTCAATGCCTATCTTTATTGAGTCTAAATTAAAGCCCCACAGAGATATTTTTGCCTCAACTAGTTCCTCTACATCTAATGCTACTGCCTCCAGTTCTATAGTACCTGCTCGATGA